One genomic region from Magallana gigas chromosome 3, xbMagGiga1.1, whole genome shotgun sequence encodes:
- the LOC117692450 gene encoding ATP-dependent DNA helicase PIF1-like, whose product MASLQLGSQSTALHHWAGIMDGRFTHNKLEEFLNNDDKFAEAKKRIQQTQCLIIDEISMLSAKVFNMVEFVCSHVKKTDTVFGGIQVIGCGDFKQLPPVLNLKNEDDDSYCFQSSRFYLAFPHHINIKEVVRQSEFLLIRAVNELCDGSPSEETMQFLSSLDRPLKVPDEEVTKLFGTNFDTCVINQDILEELPGEMFCFKAKEEGDTKQLRRNIAPKNLLLKEGAKVILLKNIGNGLVNGLRGIVHKVERGSPPIVNFNGHLMKVTETRFDVFDTRQQKTLACRIQIPLILAFALTVHRAQGQTLRFVEIDSYSLFAPGQMGVAVGRATNTDGLLIVNLNRKAAYTKHPDVVYEFYDRHLSDFLDNMLCCSKHSLHLSTDTNASEDTDDGPNSSSTLTIVTDLGTSYQDEELPQLESPWEIGKFITEHEHLPFMANFTETFFQSDSFRKHYNFCISKSMDFLMKHPSVHSNGPKCTPS is encoded by the exons ATGGCCAGCTTGCAGCTTGGTTCCCAATCCACAGCTCTCCATCATTGGGCCGGAATAATGGATGGCAGGTTTACTCATAACAAACTTGAAGAATTTCTGAACAATGATGACAAATTTGCAGAGGCgaaaaaaagaattcaacagACACAGTGCctcataattgatgaaataaGTATGCTGTCTGCTAAAGTGTTCAACATGGTAGAATTTGTTTGTAGCCATGTAAAGAAGACTGACACTGTATTTGGAGGAATTCAA GTCATAGGGTGTGGAGACTTTAAGCAACTGCCACCTGTTCTTAACTTAAAAAATGAAGACGATGACAGCTACTGCTTTCAAAGCAGTAGATTCTACTTAGCCTTTCCTCACCATATCAATATCAAAGAG GTTGTGAGACAGAGTGAGTTTCTGCTGATCAGAGCTGTTAACGAGCTTTGTGATGGATCTCCATCAGAAGAAACCATGCAGTTTTTAAGCAGTTTAGACAGGCCACTCAAAGTTCCAGACGAAGAAGTCACGAAGCTATTTGGGACTAATTTTGACACATGTGTTATTAACCAAGATATCCTGGAGGAGTTGCCCGGAGAAATGTTCTGCTTTAAAGCAAAAGAGGAAG GTGACACTAAACAGTTAAGAAGAAATATTGCCCCAAAGAATCTTCTGTTAAAGGAGGGAGCAAAAGTGATATTGTTAAAGAACATTGGAAATGGTTTAGTGAATGGACTGCGAGGAATTGTTCACAAAGTGGAGAGAGGAAGTCCACCAATCGTAAATTTCAACGGGCACCTTATGAAGGTAACAGAGACAAGGTTTGATGTATTTGACACAAGACAGCAGAAAACTTTGGCATGTAGAATACAGATACCGTTGATTTTAGCATTTGCCCTAACAGTGCATCGAGCACAAGGACAGACACTTCGATTTGTAGAAATCGACTCCTACTCCCTTTTTGCACCTGGACAGATGGGTGTAGCAGTGGGAAGAGCCACCAATACAGATGGACTGCTTATTGTCAATCTTAATAGAAAAGCTGCTTACACCAAACATCCAGACGTTGTGTATGAATTTTATGATAGACATCTCTCAGATTTCTTGGACAACATGCTCTGCTGCAGTAAACACAGTCTCCATTTAAGTACCGATACTAATGCATCAGAAGACACCGATGATGGACCGAATTCATCTTCTACATTGACAATAGTGACCGACCTAGGAACCTCTTACCAAGATGAAGAATTGCCACAACTAGAATCGCCTTGGGAGATAGGGAAATTCATCACAGAGCATGAGCACCTGCCATTTATGGCaaattttacagaaacattttTCCAGTCAgattctttcagaaaacattatAATTTCTGTATTTCAAAGTCCATGGACTTTTTAATGAAACACCCAAGTGTCCACAGCAATGGACCCAAATGTACTCCAAGTTAA
- the LOC105329510 gene encoding LOW QUALITY PROTEIN: guanylate cyclase soluble subunit beta-2 (The sequence of the model RefSeq protein was modified relative to this genomic sequence to represent the inferred CDS: deleted 2 bases in 1 codon; substituted 1 base at 1 genomic stop codon), with translation MVLERFGRDTLLAILKEGFDGDNDFMLFHYYDDKRTNDLVVAISKITGLNVCDVWKSFGNYFFNYASKLGYDRMLRTLGMDFYSFVQNLDHLHSLLALTYKGMRPPHFRCEKKAEKLFVHVFTVRPAMYAVAIGILTEAAQQIFETDIKISVVSRKAGKIFEQKYCEHVVMEVKIIENQKISSFFVDDQAMKNHAQNKHKQLSHAPYDNMVTVSEISLGTAMPFSVVFDRTCTFKVQAYTXTLCSDIQQEGTKINDIFEIKEPGIKFEYDAIMSCNSSYMYFFLQPKIKYINGSLKESDCPVLKGHMIPLGGKEELMFIGSPHFDGVRDLVSSKTYLKNIPQDKLTIEIILMNEQRQADIEISKKLDQTTADMKKLAAALDQEKKKTDMLLNQMLPVKVANQLREGRTVEAEKHENVTILFSDIVAFTTMAALCHPMDIVKLLNGLFQRFDQLTTKHIYKVETIGDAYMVVSGVPEARDDHAIRVSNMGLDMILEACHVINPVSGKCIQIRVGIHTGPVVSGVVGTKMPRYCLFGDTVNTASRMESHGLPGRVHISETTYNLIRSIGYIFERREGIAIKGKGIMDTYFMNGVSNDFDPSRNNYFSNDHQATPQPIQVEGNPSPPTRPQYTQSGATLELSSFCSVI, from the exons ATGGTGTTAGAGCGGTTTGGTAGAGACACACTACTGGCTATTCT GAAGGAAGGTTTTGATGGAGACAACGATTTTATGTTGTTCCATTACTATGACGACAAAAGAACAAATGACTTGGTTGTCGCCATTTCCAAAATCACGG GACTAAATGTTTGTGATGTCTGGAAGTCATTTGGAAACTACTTTTTCAATTACGCTTCTAAACTAGGATACGACCGAATGTTACGTACTCTCGGAATGGATTTCTACAGTTTTGTTCAAAATCTAGACCACTTACACTCCCTTCTGGCATTAACCTATAAAGGGATGAGACCACCTCACTTCCG atgTGAGAAGAAGGCTGAAAAATTGTTTGTTCACGTGTTTACAGTGCGTCCGGCAATGTACGCAGTAGCTATAG gaattttaaCAGAAGCAGCACAACAGATTTTTGAAactgatattaaaatatcagTTGTCTCTAGAAAGGcgggaaaaatatttgaacagaAATATTGTGAACACGTTGTAATGGAAGTAAAAATTATCGAGAACCAGAaaatttcttccttttttgtaGACGACCAAGCAATGAAGAATCATGCACAAAACAAACATAAGCAACTCTCGCATGCCCCGTACGATAATATGGTAACGGTTTCAGAAATCAGTTTGGGTACAGCTATGCCGTTCAGTGTTGTTTTTGACAGAACATGTACATTCAAAGTGCAGGCTTACACTTGAA CTTTATGTAGTGACATTCAACAAGAGGGAACAAAAATAAACGACATTTTTGAGATAAAGGAACCAggtataaaatttgaatatgacGCCATTATGAGCTGTAACAgttcatatatgtattttttcttgcaaccaaagataaaatatatcaaCGGATCCTTAAAGGAATCAGACTGTCCTGTTCTAAAGG GTCATATGATTCCTTTGGGGGGAAAGGAAGAGCTAATGTTTATTGGTAGCCCTCACTTTGATGGCGTCAGGGATCTTGTTTCTTCCAAAACTTATCTTAAAAACATTCCACAGGACAAATTGACCATAGAAATCATTTTAATGAACGAACAACGTCAAGCAGATATTGAAATAAG TAAGAAGTTAGACCAAACCACAGCTGACATGAAGAAACTAGCGGCGGCTCTTGACCAGGAGAAGAAGAAGACAGACATGTTGCTGAATCAGATGCTTCCGGTGAAAGTAGCCAATCAGCTTAGAGAGGGCCGGACCGTGGAAGCAG AAAAACACGAAAATGTGACCATTCTTTTCAGCGACATAGTTGCTTTCACGACCATGGCAGCACTGTGCCATCCTATGGACATAGTTAAACTTCTGAATGGTTTGTTTCAACGGTTTGATCAGCTCACGACAAAACACATTTATAAA GTGGAAACAATTGGTGACGCCTACATGGTTGTATCAGGAGTTCCGGAAGCCAGAGATGACCATGCCATCAGGGTGTCAAATATGGGCCTCGATATGATTCTAGAGGCTTGTCACGTGATCAATCCTGTATCGGGAAAATGCATCCAG ATCAGAGTGGGCATCCATACTGGACCAGTTGTATCGGGAGTGGTGGGCACAAAGATGCCAAGATACTGTCTCTTTGGTGACACCGTAAACACAGCATCGCGCATGGAAAGTCATGGACTTCCGGGTCGGGTTCATATCAGTGAAACTACATACAA TCTAATTCGAAGTATTGGTTATATTTTCGAGCGACGAGAAGGCATAGCTATAAAAGGGAAAGGAATAATGGACACATACTTTATGAATGGAGTATCGAACGATTTTGACCCGAGTCGTAACAATTATTTTTCGAATGACCACCAGGCGACGCCTCAACCTATCCAAGTCGAGGGGAATCCATCACCTCCAACCAGACCACAGTATACACAAAGCGGAGCTACACTTGAATTATCCTCGTTTTGCTCTGTAATTTAA